Proteins from one Microcoleus sp. FACHB-672 genomic window:
- a CDS encoding TonB-dependent receptor plug domain-containing protein, translating into MSRNFVFAVWVASALAVLAADVSVAGDASLSVAQGVGSASCLTERFDKVPRSVTVITRSQIQQQTALTRDMNQILYRLVPGFGFSARNTRFSRSALRGKQPSVLVDGVPLSIDPRNIEPATIERIEVIPNPNNRCRF; encoded by the coding sequence ATGTCCAGAAATTTTGTATTCGCAGTGTGGGTGGCTAGCGCTCTTGCGGTTTTAGCGGCAGATGTGAGTGTTGCCGGTGACGCATCTCTCAGCGTCGCTCAAGGAGTTGGCAGCGCCTCTTGTCTGACGGAACGGTTTGACAAAGTGCCGCGCTCAGTAACCGTTATTACACGCTCACAAATTCAACAACAAACCGCCTTGACACGGGACATGAATCAAATTCTCTACCGGCTGGTTCCGGGTTTTGGCTTTTCTGCACGAAACACTCGTTTTTCAAGAAGTGCTTTGCGAGGTAAGCAGCCTTCTGTGTTAGTTGATGGTGTTCCCTTATCTATCGATCCAAGAAATATCGAGCCGGCCACCATTGAGCGAATTGAAGTTATTCCTAATCCCAATAATCGGTGTCGATTTTAA